In a single window of the Micromonospora inositola genome:
- a CDS encoding aldo/keto reductase, whose amino-acid sequence MSLADGGDPARITEALAPIAQRHDATVHQVALAWQLRCSPVTMPIPGTTSLTHLKENLAAEAIQLTPEEVQAITALVPES is encoded by the coding sequence GTGAGCCTCGCTGACGGCGGGGACCCGGCACGTATCACCGAGGCCCTCGCGCCCATCGCTCAGCGGCACGATGCCACCGTGCACCAGGTCGCCCTCGCGTGGCAGTTGCGCTGCTCGCCAGTCACCATGCCCATCCCGGGGACGACAAGCCTCACCCACCTGAAGGAGAACCTGGCCGCCGAGGCGATCCAGCTCACGCCCGAAGAGGTGCAAGCAATCACCGCACTCGTCCCGGAGAGCTGA
- a CDS encoding protein phosphatase 2C domain-containing protein → MLIDGAGISGTESICRHGVAWYASRLGGSLLSLLSLARDRSLSALLAEAIEQVTDDHRDTCDVADPISPSATVAILRLSDGLIEHLVLGDSVLVLDRAEGAPLVVSDPREVIISRSYRSVLEAAAEGSDEYHRVLRELRANRNQPGGFWVAKDDPQAADEAITGSCPISELTGAVLLSNGASRIVDRFRLADWPGVMAVLASSGPTEIIHRVRQAEARHAVAADDATIAHCTDLGEA, encoded by the coding sequence GTGCTGATCGACGGCGCCGGCATCTCCGGCACCGAATCGATCTGCCGGCACGGCGTGGCCTGGTACGCCAGCCGCCTGGGAGGCAGCCTCCTCAGCCTCTTGTCACTCGCGCGGGACCGCAGCCTTTCGGCGCTGCTCGCCGAGGCCATCGAGCAGGTGACGGACGATCACCGGGACACCTGCGACGTCGCCGACCCCATCAGTCCGTCAGCGACCGTAGCCATCCTGCGCCTGTCCGACGGCCTCATCGAGCACCTGGTGCTCGGTGACTCGGTCCTCGTGCTCGACAGAGCAGAGGGTGCGCCGCTCGTCGTCTCCGATCCCCGGGAGGTGATCATCAGCCGGTCGTACCGGTCCGTGCTCGAGGCCGCCGCCGAGGGCAGCGACGAGTACCACCGAGTCCTCCGAGAACTGCGCGCCAACCGGAACCAGCCGGGCGGCTTCTGGGTGGCCAAGGACGACCCGCAGGCGGCAGACGAGGCGATCACCGGAAGCTGTCCGATCTCCGAGCTGACCGGTGCCGTCCTGCTCAGCAATGGGGCCAGCCGCATCGTGGACCGGTTCCGGCTCGCCGACTGGCCAGGGGTCATGGCCGTCCTAGCGTCGAGCGGACCCACCGAAATCATCCATCGTGTCCGGCAGGCGGAGGCGCGCCACGCGGTGGCGGCGGACGATGCGACGATCGCACACTGTACCGACCTCGGCGAGGCCTGA
- the dapA gene encoding 4-hydroxy-tetrahydrodipicolinate synthase, whose product MTDPQRPAHLLFGSNLVAMVTPMHPDGTISEPGLANLVDHLLTTGCDGIVVGGTTGESPTLTEVEAARLVRAVAARSKNQARVVAGIGTYDTAVSIHRAREAEAAGADALLLVCPYYSKPTQAGVVAHCVAVADATELPVMLYDVPARTGIAMEAPTLIELAGHPRIRAVKDAKGDLFEAMSVMARTSLAYYCGIDELNLPYLACGATGLLSVVGNVVADRNAELIRAVRSGDLDSAKAIQGSLIPLVDAIMRTSQGAIMAKAALAELGIIPHATVRLPLLEPPPPHLQRLTDALATIAVPV is encoded by the coding sequence ATGACCGACCCGCAGCGCCCTGCTCACCTACTCTTCGGCTCCAACCTTGTCGCCATGGTGACCCCGATGCACCCTGACGGCACGATCAGCGAACCTGGGCTCGCTAACCTCGTCGACCACCTGCTGACCACAGGGTGCGATGGCATCGTCGTCGGCGGGACCACCGGTGAGTCGCCCACCCTGACCGAGGTCGAGGCAGCCCGACTCGTCCGTGCCGTGGCGGCCCGGTCGAAGAACCAAGCTCGGGTGGTCGCCGGTATCGGCACCTACGACACGGCCGTCAGCATTCATCGGGCACGCGAAGCCGAGGCTGCTGGCGCGGATGCGCTGCTGCTCGTCTGCCCCTACTACTCCAAGCCGACTCAGGCCGGGGTGGTGGCCCATTGCGTGGCGGTGGCCGATGCCACCGAGCTACCCGTGATGCTCTACGACGTCCCGGCACGCACAGGCATCGCAATGGAGGCGCCCACGCTGATCGAACTCGCCGGCCACCCCCGGATCCGAGCGGTCAAGGACGCCAAGGGCGACCTGTTCGAAGCGATGTCCGTCATGGCCCGCACGTCGCTGGCCTACTACTGCGGCATCGATGAACTCAACTTGCCCTACCTCGCGTGCGGCGCCACCGGTTTGCTCAGCGTCGTGGGCAATGTCGTCGCCGACCGCAACGCCGAGCTCATACGAGCGGTCCGCAGCGGCGACCTCGACTCGGCGAAGGCGATCCAAGGTTCGCTGATTCCCTTGGTGGACGCCATCATGCGCACATCCCAAGGGGCCATAATGGCCAAGGCCGCTCTGGCTGAGCTCGGGATCATCCCGCACGCGACGGTGCGCCTTCCGCTGCTCGAGCCGCCGCCGCCTCACCTCCAGCGGCTAACGGATGCTCTGGCAACCATCGCCGTGCCTGTCTGA
- a CDS encoding LysR family transcriptional regulator, translated as MIDVGALQALRSVAALGTLARAADELGFTASAVSQQIKRLERQVGVPVLAPAGRGVVLTPAGQAIVDSAPEVFHALERCAEAAQSVSEGAPRGILRVVAFSTAVRGLLAPTILRLSTRCPDLRVHITEQDPDQALHSVDAGSADLALVHDADGLPAPLPSSLTQRHMHTDVGDVVMNRTHPLARLDPPLAGADLAGHAWVTSPPGSVCHQWFRRLFADVPEDPDVRHLVDDFATQLSLVASGGVIALIPRLARPPLEEGLVSRSLRRQPKREVHAAWRRSANASPAIQAVLAELGSAISPEDALR; from the coding sequence ATGATTGATGTCGGGGCCTTGCAGGCGTTGCGGTCGGTGGCTGCTCTCGGGACGCTGGCGCGGGCGGCCGATGAGCTCGGGTTCACGGCCTCGGCGGTGTCGCAGCAGATCAAGAGGCTGGAACGCCAGGTCGGTGTGCCCGTCCTCGCGCCGGCGGGACGCGGGGTCGTGCTCACTCCGGCCGGCCAGGCCATCGTCGACTCAGCGCCCGAAGTGTTCCACGCGCTGGAGCGCTGCGCCGAAGCGGCCCAGTCAGTCTCGGAGGGCGCGCCGCGCGGCATACTCCGCGTGGTTGCCTTCTCGACTGCTGTCCGCGGGCTGCTCGCGCCCACCATTCTGCGACTGTCGACGCGCTGCCCAGACCTACGCGTGCACATCACCGAGCAGGACCCTGACCAAGCCCTCCACAGCGTCGATGCCGGTTCAGCCGACCTTGCCCTCGTCCACGACGCCGACGGGCTGCCAGCCCCTCTGCCATCGTCCCTGACCCAGCGCCATATGCACACCGACGTCGGCGACGTCGTCATGAATCGGACGCATCCGCTCGCGCGGCTCGACCCGCCTCTCGCCGGCGCCGACCTTGCCGGCCACGCGTGGGTGACCAGCCCGCCTGGCTCGGTGTGCCACCAGTGGTTCCGACGACTGTTCGCGGACGTCCCCGAAGACCCCGACGTGCGCCATCTGGTTGACGATTTCGCCACCCAGCTGTCGCTGGTCGCCTCAGGCGGCGTTATCGCCCTGATCCCTCGCCTTGCTCGCCCGCCCTTGGAAGAAGGGCTCGTCTCCCGGTCGCTGCGGCGGCAACCGAAGCGCGAGGTACACGCGGCGTGGCGGCGCAGCGCCAATGCCAGCCCAGCGATCCAAGCGGTGCTCGCGGAGCTAGGCTCCGCAATCAGCCCTGAGGACGCCCTCAGATAG
- a CDS encoding VOC family protein has product MTTRPGFHLAIPVDDLARARAFYGGVLGLAEGRSADAWVDWNFYGHQVVTHVVPAARQADAGRNPVDGHDVPVPHFGLILSVEDFHALADRVRAAGAEFVIEPYLRFAGEPGEQWTMFFRDPAGNAIEFKAFRDESQIFAK; this is encoded by the coding sequence ATGACGACCCGTCCCGGGTTCCACCTCGCGATTCCGGTTGATGACCTGGCGCGGGCCCGCGCCTTCTACGGCGGCGTACTCGGGCTCGCCGAGGGTCGCTCGGCCGACGCCTGGGTCGACTGGAACTTCTACGGCCACCAGGTGGTGACCCACGTCGTACCGGCGGCGCGGCAGGCCGACGCGGGTCGCAACCCGGTCGACGGGCACGACGTACCGGTGCCGCACTTCGGACTCATCCTGTCGGTCGAGGACTTCCACGCTCTGGCGGACCGGGTCCGCGCCGCCGGCGCCGAGTTCGTGATCGAGCCGTACCTGCGGTTCGCCGGCGAGCCGGGGGAGCAGTGGACGATGTTCTTCCGCGACCCGGCCGGCAATGCCATCGAGTTCAAGGCGTTCCGGGACGAGTCGCAGATCTTCGCCAAGTAG
- a CDS encoding DoxX family protein codes for MSAAYVTVTILASVFNGIAAVTYLIGHDYPKAQADMKRVPRSWVPVLGMLLAAGSLGLLAGFAVPLLGTLAAAGLVLYFLGALFAHLRVGSRQLVGWAVFFSTAVAALAVNLGYHW; via the coding sequence ATGTCCGCCGCTTACGTCACGGTCACCATCCTCGCCTCGGTCTTCAACGGCATCGCCGCCGTCACGTACCTGATCGGGCACGACTATCCAAAGGCCCAGGCAGACATGAAGCGCGTGCCACGGTCGTGGGTACCGGTGTTGGGCATGTTGCTGGCGGCGGGCTCTCTGGGGCTGCTGGCCGGGTTCGCCGTGCCACTGCTGGGGACACTCGCCGCGGCTGGCCTCGTGCTGTACTTCCTCGGCGCGCTCTTTGCGCACCTGCGGGTGGGTTCCCGCCAGCTCGTGGGATGGGCCGTATTCTTCTCCACTGCGGTGGCCGCACTAGCTGTGAACCTGGGCTACCACTGGTGA